One Prionailurus bengalensis isolate Pbe53 chromosome D3, Fcat_Pben_1.1_paternal_pri, whole genome shotgun sequence genomic region harbors:
- the NETO1 gene encoding neuropilin and tolloid-like protein 1 isoform X4, producing the protein MIYGRSLFHIVASLIIFHLSGATKKGTEKQTTSETQKSVQCGTWTKHAEGGIFTSPNYPSKYPPDRECIYIIEAAPRQCIELYFDEKYSIEPSWECKFDHIEVRDGPFGFSPIIGRFCGQQNPPVIKSSGRFLWIKFFADGELESMGFSARYNFTPDLPTFLGLRDAEFQ; encoded by the exons ATGATCTATGGACGCAGTTTGTTTCACA ttgTAGCAAGTTTAATCATCTTCCATTTGTCTGGGGCGACCAAGAAAGGAACAG aGAAGCAAACCACCTCAGAAACTCAGAAGTCAGTGCAGTGTGGGACTTGGACAAAACATGCAGAGGGAGGTATTTTTACCTCTCCCAACTACCCCAGCAAGTACCCCCCTGACCGAGAGTGCATCTACATCATAGAAG ctGCCCCAAGACAGTGCATTGAACTTTACTTTGATGAAAAGTACTCTATTGAGCCGTCTTGGGAGTGCAAATTTGATCATATTGAAGTTCGAGATGGACCTTTTGGATTTTCTCCAATAATTGGACGTTTTTGTGGACAACAAAACCCACCTGTAATAAAATCCAGTGGAAGATTTCTATGGATTAAATTTTTCGCTGATGGAGAGCTGGAATCTATGGGATTTTCAGCTCGATACAATTTCACACCTG